In Streptomyces longhuiensis, the following proteins share a genomic window:
- a CDS encoding elongation factor G-like protein EF-G2, protein MGDKANTHTGAAGRATAADHPASVRNVVLVGHSGSGKTTLVEALALTAGAVNRAGRVEDGTAVSDYDEIEHRQQRSVQLSLVPLEWDGYKINLLDTPGYADFVGELRAGLRAADAALFVVSASDGPETMAGATRMVWEECAAVGMPRAIVVTHLEAARSDFEQMTRTCETFFGGDDPDAVIPLYLPLHGEPGPDGHAPVTGLVGLLSQRVFDYASGERKESEPDPDQLPLIAEARNRLIEGIIAESEDETLMDRYLSGEEIDHKTLVGDLERAVARGVFHPVLAAAPAAPGARQGIGTVELLELITGGFPTPLERAAPVVTTPSGDARTVNVCDPEGPLVAEVVKTASDPYVGRISLVRIFSGTLRPDDTVHVSGHGLADRGHEDHDVDERIGALSSPFGKQQRVLSHCIAGDMACVAKLGRAETGDTLSAKDDPLLMEPWDMPDPLLPLAIEAHSKPDEDKLSQGLSRLVAEDPTMRLEQNQATHQVVLWCLGEAHADVALERLRNRYGVQVDVVPHKVSLRETFADRSAGRGRHVKQSGGHGQFAICEIEVEPLPNGSGIEFVDKVVGGAVPRQFIPSVEKGVRAQAAKGVAAGYPLIDVRITLLDGKSHSVDSSDAAFQTAGALALREAAADAKIHLLEPVAEVQVLVADDYVGAVMSDLSGRRGRVVGTEQAPGSRTLVRAEIPEIEIGRYAVDLRSLSHGTGRFSRAYARHEPMPSQLGDRMREQAQDVS, encoded by the coding sequence ATGGGCGACAAGGCGAACACACACACCGGAGCCGCCGGCAGGGCTACGGCGGCCGACCACCCCGCATCCGTGAGGAATGTGGTGCTGGTCGGCCACAGCGGATCGGGCAAGACGACGTTGGTGGAGGCTCTCGCGCTGACCGCGGGGGCGGTGAACAGGGCGGGCCGGGTGGAGGACGGGACCGCCGTTTCCGACTACGACGAGATCGAGCACCGGCAGCAGCGGTCGGTGCAGCTCTCCCTGGTGCCCCTCGAATGGGACGGGTACAAGATCAATCTTCTGGACACCCCCGGATACGCGGATTTCGTCGGGGAGCTGAGGGCCGGTCTGCGGGCAGCGGACGCGGCCCTCTTCGTCGTCTCGGCGTCCGACGGGCCCGAGACCATGGCGGGCGCGACGCGCATGGTGTGGGAGGAGTGCGCGGCGGTCGGCATGCCGCGCGCCATCGTGGTGACGCATCTGGAGGCGGCGCGCTCCGACTTCGAACAGATGACGCGGACGTGCGAGACGTTCTTCGGCGGCGACGACCCGGACGCCGTCATCCCGCTCTACCTGCCCCTGCACGGTGAGCCGGGGCCCGACGGGCACGCGCCGGTCACCGGCCTCGTCGGCCTCCTGTCGCAGCGCGTCTTCGACTACGCGTCGGGCGAGCGCAAGGAGTCCGAGCCGGACCCGGATCAGCTGCCGCTCATCGCGGAGGCACGCAACCGTCTGATCGAGGGGATCATCGCCGAGAGCGAGGACGAGACCCTCATGGACCGCTATCTGAGCGGCGAGGAGATCGACCACAAGACGCTGGTCGGGGACCTGGAGCGGGCCGTCGCGCGCGGTGTCTTCCACCCGGTGCTCGCCGCGGCCCCGGCGGCTCCGGGCGCCCGGCAGGGCATCGGCACGGTCGAGCTGCTCGAACTCATCACGGGCGGCTTCCCCACTCCCCTGGAGCGCGCGGCCCCCGTGGTCACCACCCCGTCGGGCGACGCGCGCACGGTGAACGTCTGCGATCCGGAAGGCCCTCTGGTCGCCGAGGTCGTGAAGACGGCGTCCGATCCGTACGTGGGCCGGATCTCGCTGGTACGGATCTTCTCCGGAACCCTGCGCCCCGACGACACGGTGCATGTGTCGGGGCACGGCCTCGCCGACCGCGGCCACGAGGACCACGACGTCGACGAACGCATCGGCGCCCTCTCGTCGCCCTTCGGGAAACAGCAGCGCGTGCTCTCCCACTGCATCGCCGGTGACATGGCGTGCGTGGCCAAGCTCGGCAGGGCGGAGACCGGCGACACCCTCTCCGCCAAGGACGACCCGCTCCTCATGGAGCCGTGGGACATGCCGGACCCACTGCTTCCGCTGGCGATCGAGGCACACAGCAAGCCGGACGAGGACAAGCTCTCGCAGGGCCTGTCCCGGCTGGTCGCCGAGGACCCGACGATGCGGCTCGAACAGAACCAGGCCACCCACCAGGTCGTTCTGTGGTGCCTCGGTGAGGCACACGCGGACGTCGCCCTGGAGCGGCTGCGCAACCGGTACGGGGTCCAGGTCGACGTCGTCCCGCACAAGGTGTCGCTGAGGGAGACGTTCGCCGACAGGTCGGCAGGGCGCGGGCGCCATGTGAAGCAGTCCGGCGGGCACGGGCAGTTCGCGATCTGCGAGATCGAGGTGGAGCCGCTGCCGAACGGCTCCGGCATCGAGTTCGTGGACAAGGTCGTCGGCGGCGCGGTGCCGCGGCAGTTCATCCCGTCCGTGGAGAAGGGCGTACGGGCACAGGCCGCGAAGGGCGTGGCCGCGGGCTATCCCCTCATCGACGTGCGGATCACACTGCTCGACGGCAAGTCGCACTCGGTGGACTCCTCCGACGCGGCGTTCCAGACGGCGGGCGCGCTGGCGCTGCGGGAGGCGGCGGCGGACGCGAAGATCCATCTCCTGGAGCCGGTGGCCGAGGTGCAGGTGCTCGTCGCGGACGACTACGTGGGCGCGGTGATGAGCGACCTGTCGGGGCGGCGTGGCCGCGTGGTCGGCACGGAACAGGCGCCGGGGTCTCGCACGCTCGTACGAGCCGAGATCCCGGAGATCGAGATCGGCCGGTACGCGGTGGACCTGCGGTCGCTGTCGCACGGCACGGGGCGGTTCAGCCGGGCGTATGCGCGGCACGAGCCGATGCCTTCGCAGCTGGGCGACAGGATGCGCGAACAGGCGCAGGACGTCTCGTAG
- a CDS encoding HIT family protein, whose translation MLHHMTSEPEQHTGPVGEPDGFGRLWTPHRMAYIQGENKPTGPGADDGCPFCAAPGMTDEEALIVARGASVYAILNLYPYNGGHLMVLPYRHVADYTDLDDGETAELALFTKRAMAALRTASGAHGFNIGMNQGAVAGAGIAAHLHQHIVPRWGGDTNFMPVVGHTKVLPQLLGDTRTALAKAWPDAD comes from the coding sequence ATGCTGCACCACATGACGAGTGAGCCGGAGCAGCACACGGGGCCGGTGGGTGAGCCGGACGGGTTCGGGCGCCTTTGGACGCCGCACCGGATGGCCTACATCCAGGGGGAGAACAAGCCGACCGGACCGGGAGCCGACGACGGCTGTCCGTTCTGCGCCGCACCCGGCATGACCGACGAGGAAGCGCTGATCGTAGCGCGCGGCGCGAGCGTCTACGCGATCCTCAACCTCTATCCGTACAACGGCGGCCACTTGATGGTCCTGCCGTACCGGCACGTCGCCGACTACACGGATCTGGACGACGGCGAGACCGCCGAGCTGGCCCTCTTCACCAAGCGCGCGATGGCCGCGCTGCGCACCGCGTCCGGGGCGCACGGTTTCAACATCGGCATGAACCAGGGCGCGGTGGCGGGGGCCGGCATCGCCGCGCACCTGCACCAGCACATCGTTCCGCGCTGGGGCGGGGACACCAACTTCATGCCCGTGGTGGGGCACACCAAGGTGCTGCCGCAGCTGCTCGGCGACACCAGGACCGCGCTGGCCAAGGCCTGGCCGGACGCCGACTGA
- a CDS encoding potassium channel family protein, which translates to MDERRRTPWEHRMETPLTLASLLFLASYAVRVLGHGLPDAVRDACLAVTSAAWAVFALDFAVRWRHSGKGLSFVRHHWLDAVVTMLPLLRPLQVVRTYDAVRRRHEEPRLSLHARVATYAGMSATLLGFAAALAVYQVERGQPHATIRTFGDSVWWACSTLATVGYGDVVPVTPLGRLVAVALMGCGVALLGAITGAFSSWMFQVFRRDDERPPGDFPGAS; encoded by the coding sequence ATGGACGAGAGACGGCGCACGCCGTGGGAGCACCGGATGGAGACCCCGCTGACGCTGGCGTCCCTGCTGTTCCTCGCGTCGTACGCGGTCAGAGTCCTGGGGCACGGGCTTCCGGACGCGGTGCGCGACGCGTGTCTCGCGGTGACCTCCGCCGCCTGGGCCGTCTTCGCGCTGGACTTCGCCGTCCGGTGGCGCCACAGCGGCAAGGGGCTCTCGTTCGTGCGCCACCACTGGCTGGACGCGGTGGTCACGATGCTGCCGCTGCTGCGCCCGCTGCAGGTCGTGCGGACCTACGACGCGGTGCGGCGGCGGCACGAAGAACCACGGCTCAGCCTGCACGCGCGCGTGGCGACCTACGCCGGGATGTCCGCCACATTGCTCGGGTTCGCGGCGGCACTGGCCGTGTACCAGGTCGAGCGCGGGCAGCCGCACGCCACGATCCGTACCTTCGGGGACTCCGTGTGGTGGGCCTGCTCGACGCTGGCGACCGTCGGATACGGGGACGTGGTGCCGGTGACCCCGCTCGGGCGTCTGGTGGCGGTGGCTCTGATGGGGTGCGGTGTGGCGCTGCTCGGAGCGATCACGGGTGCGTTCTCGTCCTGGATGTTCCAGGTGTTCAGGCGCGACGACGAGAGGCCCCCGGGGGACTTCCCGGGGGCCTCCTGA
- the thrS gene encoding threonine--tRNA ligase produces the protein MSDVRVIIQRDSEREERVVTTGTTAAELFAGERTIVAARVAGELKDLAYAVQDGEEVEPVEISSEDGLNILRHSTAHVMAQAVQELFPDAKLGIGPPVKDGFYYDFDVEKPFTPEDLKAIEKKMQEIQKRGQRFSRRVVTDEDAREELADEPYKLELIGIKGSASTDDGANVEVGGGELTIYDNLDAKTGDLCWKDLCRGPHLPTTRNIPAFKLMRNAAAYWRGSEKNSMLQRIYGTAWPSKDELKAHLEFLAEAEKRDHRKLGNELDLFSIPDQIGSGLAVFHPKGGIIRRVMEDYSRRRHEEEGYEFVYTPHATKGKLFETSGHLDWYADGMYPPMQLDEGVDYYLKPMNCPMHNLIFDARGRSYRELPLRLFEFGTVYRYEKSGVVHGLTRARGFTQDDAHIYCTKEQMAEELDKTLTFVLGLLRDYGLTDFYLELSTKDPEKFVGSDEIWEEATETLRQVAEKQGLPLVPDPGGAAFYGPKISVQAKDAIGRTWQMSTVQLDFNLPERFNLEYTGPDGTKQRPVMIHRALFGSIERFFAVLLEHYAGAFPAWLAPVQAVGIPIGDAHIPYLEEFAAKAKRKGLRVDVDSSSDRMQKKIRNAQKQKVPFMIIAGDEDMAAGAVSFRYRDGSQENGIPVDEAIEKIVKVVEERVQV, from the coding sequence GTGTCAGACGTCCGTGTGATCATCCAACGCGATTCCGAGCGGGAAGAGCGCGTGGTGACGACGGGCACTACGGCGGCCGAGCTCTTCGCCGGCGAGCGCACCATCGTCGCCGCCCGTGTGGCCGGCGAGCTGAAGGACCTCGCGTACGCCGTGCAGGACGGCGAGGAGGTCGAGCCCGTCGAGATCTCCTCCGAGGACGGCCTCAACATCCTGCGCCACTCCACCGCCCACGTGATGGCGCAGGCCGTGCAGGAGCTGTTCCCCGACGCCAAGCTGGGCATCGGCCCGCCGGTCAAGGACGGCTTCTACTACGACTTCGACGTGGAGAAGCCCTTCACGCCCGAGGATCTCAAGGCCATCGAGAAGAAGATGCAGGAGATCCAGAAGCGCGGGCAGCGCTTCTCGCGCCGTGTCGTCACCGACGAGGACGCCCGCGAGGAGCTGGCCGACGAGCCGTACAAGCTGGAGCTCATCGGCATCAAGGGCTCCGCGTCCACCGACGACGGTGCGAATGTCGAGGTGGGCGGCGGCGAGCTGACCATCTACGACAACCTCGACGCCAAGACCGGTGACCTGTGCTGGAAGGACCTCTGCCGCGGTCCCCACCTGCCCACCACCCGCAACATCCCGGCGTTCAAGCTGATGCGGAACGCGGCGGCGTACTGGCGCGGCAGCGAGAAGAACTCGATGCTCCAGCGCATCTACGGCACCGCCTGGCCGTCGAAGGACGAGCTGAAGGCGCACCTGGAGTTCCTCGCCGAGGCCGAGAAGCGCGACCACCGCAAGCTGGGCAACGAGCTGGACCTGTTCTCCATCCCCGACCAGATCGGTTCCGGTCTGGCCGTCTTCCACCCCAAGGGCGGCATCATCCGCCGGGTCATGGAGGACTACTCGCGCCGCCGGCACGAGGAGGAGGGCTACGAGTTCGTCTACACCCCCCACGCCACGAAGGGGAAGCTCTTCGAGACCTCGGGCCACCTGGACTGGTACGCCGACGGCATGTACCCGCCCATGCAGCTCGACGAGGGCGTGGACTACTACCTCAAGCCCATGAACTGCCCGATGCACAACCTGATCTTCGATGCGCGCGGGCGTTCCTACCGTGAACTGCCCCTGCGCCTCTTCGAGTTCGGCACCGTGTACCGGTACGAGAAGTCGGGCGTCGTGCACGGCCTCACCCGCGCCCGCGGCTTCACGCAGGACGACGCGCACATCTACTGCACCAAGGAGCAGATGGCGGAGGAGCTCGACAAGACGCTCACCTTCGTCCTCGGCCTGCTGCGCGACTACGGCCTCACCGACTTCTACCTGGAGCTGTCCACCAAGGACCCGGAGAAGTTCGTCGGCTCCGACGAGATCTGGGAAGAGGCCACCGAGACGCTGCGCCAGGTCGCAGAGAAGCAGGGCCTCCCGCTGGTCCCGGACCCGGGCGGCGCCGCGTTCTACGGCCCGAAGATCTCCGTCCAGGCGAAGGACGCCATCGGCCGCACCTGGCAGATGTCGACCGTGCAGCTCGACTTCAACCTGCCGGAGCGCTTCAACCTGGAGTACACCGGCCCCGACGGCACCAAGCAGCGCCCGGTCATGATCCACCGCGCGCTGTTCGGCTCCATCGAGCGGTTCTTCGCGGTGCTCCTCGAGCACTACGCGGGTGCCTTCCCGGCCTGGCTCGCGCCGGTGCAGGCGGTCGGCATCCCGATCGGCGACGCGCACATCCCGTACCTCGAGGAGTTCGCGGCCAAGGCGAAGCGGAAGGGGCTGCGCGTCGATGTGGACTCTTCGTCGGACCGTATGCAGAAGAAGATCAGGAACGCGCAGAAGCAGAAGGTGCCGTTCATGATCATCGCGGGCGACGAGGACATGGCGGCCGGCGCCGTCTCCTTCCGCTACCGCGACGGCTCGCAGGAGAACGGCATCCCGGTCGACGAGGCGATCGAGAAGATCGTCAAGGTCGTCGAGGAGCGCGTGCAGGTCTGA
- a CDS encoding DUF4365 domain-containing protein, whose amino-acid sequence MALAQPEQGGLLPERIAPPRGTLATTACMETLQVGYLHAVAAAAGCSLSQPFPDNGIDWHVSHSAPGHTVDDEVTIKVQLKCTYQLPPKPPGPSFSFTLDNAHLEKLARTPVSVHKILVVMIVPRSQDDWLRAGHDRLDLRHCCYWTNLAGHAVTGRRRTTVRIPTSRIFDDRALCEIMTRIGTGGRP is encoded by the coding sequence ATGGCGCTCGCGCAGCCCGAACAGGGTGGGCTGCTGCCCGAGCGGATCGCACCGCCGCGCGGCACACTCGCCACCACCGCCTGCATGGAGACACTCCAGGTGGGCTACCTGCACGCCGTAGCGGCAGCCGCGGGCTGTTCGCTCTCTCAGCCGTTCCCCGACAACGGAATCGACTGGCACGTCAGCCACAGCGCCCCCGGGCACACGGTCGACGACGAGGTCACCATCAAGGTGCAGCTCAAGTGCACGTACCAGCTCCCGCCGAAGCCGCCGGGGCCGTCCTTCTCCTTCACGCTCGACAACGCACACCTGGAGAAGCTCGCCCGCACACCGGTGTCGGTGCACAAGATCCTGGTCGTGATGATCGTGCCGCGCTCGCAGGACGACTGGCTGCGGGCCGGTCACGACCGGCTCGACCTGCGGCACTGCTGCTACTGGACCAACCTGGCCGGCCACGCCGTGACAGGAAGGCGCCGCACCACCGTGCGCATCCCGACCTCGCGGATCTTCGACGACCGCGCGCTCTGCGAGATCATGACGCGGATCGGGACGGGCGGGAGGCCCTGA
- a CDS encoding 3'-5' exonuclease encodes MTCWYEGPLAAFDTETTGVDVESDRIVSAAIVVQDAAGSRPRVSRWLVNPGVPVPAGATEVHGLTDEHLQRNGRWPAPVMEEIARLLGEQAAAGRPLVVMNAPFDLTLLDRELRRHRASALGRYMESSPLCVLDPRVLDKHLDRYRKGRRTLTDLCAHYEVELEGAHDAAADAQASLDVVRAVGRRFAGRLERLSPAELHTLQAVWHAAQARGLQAWFARSGNPETVDPAWPMRTELREAA; translated from the coding sequence ATGACGTGCTGGTACGAGGGTCCTCTGGCTGCTTTCGACACCGAGACCACCGGCGTGGACGTGGAGAGCGATCGCATCGTGTCGGCCGCGATCGTGGTGCAGGACGCCGCGGGCAGCCGGCCGCGCGTCTCACGCTGGCTCGTGAATCCGGGGGTGCCGGTGCCGGCCGGAGCGACGGAGGTGCACGGCCTGACGGACGAGCACCTCCAGCGCAACGGCCGCTGGCCGGCTCCGGTCATGGAGGAGATAGCCCGGCTGCTGGGCGAGCAGGCCGCGGCGGGGCGCCCGCTCGTGGTGATGAACGCGCCGTTCGATCTGACGCTCCTGGACCGGGAGTTGCGGCGACATCGCGCCTCCGCACTCGGCCGCTACATGGAGAGCTCGCCGCTGTGCGTCCTCGATCCGCGCGTCCTCGACAAACACCTGGACCGCTACCGCAAGGGCCGCCGCACCCTGACGGACCTGTGCGCGCACTACGAGGTGGAGCTGGAGGGCGCGCACGACGCGGCCGCGGACGCGCAGGCGTCCCTGGACGTCGTACGGGCCGTGGGGCGCCGCTTCGCGGGTCGCCTGGAGCGCCTGTCCCCCGCCGAGCTGCACACCCTTCAGGCGGTGTGGCACGCCGCGCAGGCGCGTGGGCTGCAGGCGTGGTTCGCACGCAGCGGCAATCCTGAGACGGTGGATCCGGCGTGGCCGATGCGTACGGAACTGCGCGAAGCCGCCTGA
- a CDS encoding SRPBCC family protein has translation MDWNHYRFRSVWDLPAEPADVFAALERAEDYPLWWSQVREATPLDERRGTARFRSLLPYDLFVTATALRRDTEAGVLEIALSGDLEGWVRWTVRAHAGGTRALYEQGVEVCKPLLRRFALVGRPVFLVNHALMMRGGRHGLVAHLRRC, from the coding sequence ATGGACTGGAACCACTACCGCTTCCGCAGTGTCTGGGACCTGCCCGCGGAGCCCGCCGACGTGTTCGCGGCCCTCGAGCGCGCCGAGGACTACCCCCTGTGGTGGTCCCAAGTGCGCGAGGCGACGCCCCTCGACGAGCGCCGCGGCACCGCCCGCTTCCGCTCGCTCCTCCCGTACGACCTGTTCGTGACGGCCACCGCCCTGCGCCGCGACACCGAGGCCGGGGTCCTGGAGATCGCCCTGTCCGGCGACCTGGAGGGCTGGGTGCGCTGGACCGTGCGCGCGCATGCGGGCGGTACGCGCGCGCTGTACGAGCAGGGGGTGGAGGTGTGCAAACCCCTGTTGCGGCGGTTCGCCCTCGTCGGCAGGCCGGTGTTCCTCGTCAACCACGCGCTGATGATGCGGGGCGGACGGCACGGGCTCGTCGCGCATCTGAGGCGGTGCTGA
- a CDS encoding TIGR02611 family protein has protein sequence MNTGSDEAAESESLAATTRDGAKAEPELGSRAPEFIKARRALHLSWQVGVFVVGLAVVVAGVIMLPLPGPGWLVIFGGMAIWATEFVWAQLVLRWTKRKVTEATQRALDPAVRRRNIILTSVGVVIIAVLVAIYVWKFGFEMPWKIKE, from the coding sequence ATGAATACGGGGAGTGACGAGGCGGCCGAGTCCGAATCCTTGGCCGCGACGACGAGGGACGGGGCGAAGGCCGAGCCGGAGCTCGGCTCGCGGGCGCCGGAGTTCATCAAGGCCCGCAGGGCCCTGCATCTGAGCTGGCAGGTCGGCGTCTTCGTGGTCGGGCTCGCGGTGGTGGTGGCGGGCGTGATCATGCTGCCGCTGCCGGGCCCGGGCTGGCTGGTGATCTTCGGCGGCATGGCGATCTGGGCGACCGAGTTCGTCTGGGCGCAGCTCGTGCTCCGCTGGACGAAGCGCAAGGTCACCGAGGCCACGCAGCGCGCGCTCGACCCCGCGGTGCGCCGGCGGAACATCATCCTGACCTCGGTCGGCGTGGTGATCATCGCGGTGCTCGTGGCGATCTACGTGTGGAAGTTCGGCTTCGAGATGCCGTGGAAGATCAAGGAGTGA
- a CDS encoding SsgA family sporulation/cell division regulator, whose amino-acid sequence MNTTVSCELHLRLVVSSESSLPVPAGLRYDTADPYAVHATFHTGAEETVEWVFARDLLAEGLHRPTGTGDVRVWPSRSHGQGVVCIALSSPEGEALLEAPARALESFLKRTDAAVPPGTEHRHFDLDTELSHILAES is encoded by the coding sequence ATGAACACCACGGTCAGCTGCGAGCTGCACCTGCGCCTCGTTGTGTCGAGCGAGTCCTCACTGCCTGTACCCGCAGGACTGCGGTATGACACGGCCGATCCCTACGCCGTGCACGCCACCTTCCACACCGGAGCAGAAGAGACGGTCGAGTGGGTGTTCGCCCGCGATCTGCTTGCCGAGGGCCTTCACCGGCCCACCGGCACCGGCGACGTCCGAGTCTGGCCATCCCGTAGTCACGGCCAGGGCGTCGTCTGCATCGCTCTGAGTTCTCCGGAGGGCGAGGCACTGCTCGAAGCCCCTGCGCGGGCCCTGGAGTCGTTCCTGAAGAGGACCGACGCGGCCGTGCCACCCGGCACGGAACACCGTCACTTCGATCTCGACACGGAGCTCTCACACATCCTGGCCGAAAGCTAA
- a CDS encoding CGNR zinc finger domain-containing protein — protein sequence MLITHDTRCALDTVVDLVNTAPDDEQAVDGLADVAALGEFVRRNDISDVGVLTERDLDGVQSVRGRFAAVFAAPDPHAAASLINELVAAAGTTPRLTDHDGYDWHVHYFAPGASVADHLAADCGMALAFFVVAGEQERLRRCEAPDCRRAFVDLSRNRSRRYCDSRTCGNRLHVAAYRARRKEAAG from the coding sequence GTGCTGATCACCCACGACACCCGGTGCGCCCTCGACACCGTGGTCGATCTGGTGAACACCGCACCGGACGACGAGCAGGCCGTCGACGGGCTGGCCGATGTGGCAGCCCTGGGCGAATTCGTACGAAGGAACGACATCAGCGACGTCGGGGTGCTCACGGAACGTGACCTCGACGGCGTGCAGAGCGTGAGGGGACGGTTCGCCGCCGTGTTCGCGGCGCCCGATCCGCACGCCGCCGCCTCCCTCATCAACGAACTGGTCGCCGCCGCGGGCACCACGCCGCGCCTGACGGACCACGACGGCTACGACTGGCACGTGCACTACTTCGCGCCCGGCGCGTCCGTGGCCGACCACCTGGCGGCCGACTGCGGGATGGCGCTCGCCTTCTTCGTGGTCGCCGGCGAGCAGGAGCGGCTGCGGCGGTGCGAGGCCCCGGACTGCCGGCGGGCCTTCGTGGACCTCTCCCGTAACCGGTCCCGCAGGTACTGCGACAGCCGCACCTGCGGAAACCGCTTGCACGTGGCGGCGTACCGGGCGCGCCGCAAGGAGGCGGCGGGCTGA
- a CDS encoding DsbA family protein produces MNDASAASAPQGRPVLDVWCELQCPDCRTALDDVRALRARYGDRIDLRLRHFPLEKHKHSFAGAQAAEEAFEQGQGWPYVEAVLGRVEELDRKGEPFLVETARELGLDAEEFDTALIDGRHILIVDADQAEGKAIGVTGTPTYVIDGERLDGGKSQDGLRERVEEVADRLLGS; encoded by the coding sequence ATGAACGACGCCTCTGCCGCCTCCGCCCCTCAGGGCCGCCCCGTCCTCGACGTCTGGTGCGAGCTCCAGTGCCCCGACTGCCGCACCGCTCTCGACGACGTGCGCGCGCTGCGGGCACGCTACGGCGACCGCATCGACCTGCGTCTGCGGCACTTCCCGCTGGAGAAGCACAAGCACTCCTTCGCCGGCGCGCAGGCCGCGGAGGAGGCCTTCGAGCAGGGGCAGGGCTGGCCGTACGTGGAGGCGGTGCTCGGCCGGGTCGAGGAGCTCGACCGCAAGGGCGAGCCGTTCCTCGTCGAGACCGCGCGTGAACTCGGCCTGGACGCCGAGGAGTTCGACACCGCACTGATCGACGGCCGGCACATCCTGATCGTCGACGCGGACCAGGCCGAGGGCAAGGCGATCGGCGTCACGGGCACGCCCACGTACGTCATCGACGGTGAGCGGCTCGACGGCGGCAAGAGCCAGGACGGCCTGCGCGAGCGCGTCGAGGAGGTCGCCGACCGGCTGCTCGGCTCGTAG
- a CDS encoding GNAT family N-acetyltransferase → MTTTLRPTEPLQRDADGTRSRHYHVCVNSRPVGELRLGTHPVYGEGVARIRDLRIDEEDRGRGRGTVAALAAEEVARGWGCGRIEVSIPASAERALALATALGYVERNRNMEKELPAEPSTLPAGSAGRRMNGPEFTAWETHTQAGYVRTLVERGVPKAQARAKAEADHAATLAEGLATRDAVLSVLEAEGAVVGTLWVALRGESAYVYDVEVAAEHRGHGHGRSLMLLAEAESHAAGAARLGLNVFAGNTPAVRLYESLGYRATEFHLYKPLL, encoded by the coding sequence ATGACCACCACCCTGCGGCCGACCGAGCCGCTTCAGCGCGATGCCGACGGGACGCGGTCACGCCACTACCACGTGTGCGTGAACAGCCGCCCCGTCGGCGAGCTGCGTCTGGGCACCCACCCCGTCTACGGCGAGGGGGTGGCCCGGATCCGTGATCTGCGGATCGACGAGGAGGACCGCGGGCGGGGCCGCGGCACCGTCGCCGCGCTAGCCGCCGAGGAGGTGGCGCGCGGCTGGGGCTGCGGCCGGATCGAGGTCTCGATCCCCGCGTCGGCCGAGCGTGCCCTCGCCCTGGCCACTGCCCTCGGCTACGTCGAGCGCAACCGGAACATGGAGAAGGAGCTGCCCGCCGAGCCCTCCACGCTCCCGGCGGGCAGCGCGGGACGGCGCATGAACGGCCCCGAGTTCACCGCGTGGGAGACGCACACACAGGCCGGTTACGTACGCACCCTGGTCGAGCGGGGAGTGCCGAAGGCTCAGGCGCGCGCCAAGGCCGAGGCTGATCATGCGGCGACGCTCGCGGAAGGGCTCGCCACCCGGGACGCGGTCCTGAGCGTGCTCGAGGCGGAGGGCGCGGTCGTGGGCACGCTGTGGGTCGCGCTGCGCGGCGAGAGCGCCTACGTCTACGACGTCGAAGTCGCGGCCGAGCACCGCGGGCACGGCCACGGGCGGTCGCTGATGCTCCTCGCGGAGGCCGAGTCGCACGCCGCGGGCGCCGCCCGCCTGGGGCTCAACGTCTTCGCGGGCAACACCCCGGCCGTCCGCCTGTACGAGTCGCTCGGATACCGGGCGACCGAGTTCCATCTGTACAAGCCGCTGCTCTGA